Genomic segment of Bacteroidales bacterium:
TAGGAGAAGCGAGCCCAGATATGTTTGTAGTTCTGGGTTCCGTCGGCGGTTACAAAAGTTTCGGTGGTTGAAGCATAGGCCAGTGCCATCATGTTACCGTTGATTGCAAGAGTTGGCATTGTGGAAATACCCAATGAACGGTAAGTGGCAAATTGCGGATCGCCGGTTCCTTCATAGTCAAAAATGAAACCGCTGTTGTTTACGTCCTGTGTCCAGCCAATCAACATACCAAGTGTTTCAAGGTATTCCGGCATCATGGTTTTATGCGGATTATCATTTTCAGGAATTTGTCCCATGCTTTCGTTCCAGTAACCAATACCATCAGTATAAGGCCAGTAGCTGTATGAACCTGGATCCGGAGGAGCAGCTGCAAGACGTGCAACCCGGCCGATTCCGAATACTACGTGAACCATACCATTGTCGTCAATGGCAAGATTACCTGAATTATCAACAGCATAAAGTGTATCATCCATCAAGGTAGTTTGCATATCAAAGAAAGGATAAGGATGTTCCCAGATCATGATTTTATCCCATGTTTCACCGTTATCCGTTGATTTCATTACAAACATGTCAATCCATGCGCTGGTCAATAACAAAGCAACCGTGTTACCTTTTGATGCTAAAACATAATCATCAGCACTGATATCAAGGTAAAAATCGGCGCCCATTCCTTCAAGATTCACGTGCTGGATGTCCCAGGTTGCGCCACCATCGGTTGAACGGTTGTACAACATGCAGCCATCCTGACCTAACCATGGTGTTCCGCCATTGGCTGATGGTGCAGTCAGACCGAACAGATGTACGTACTCGTTATTTGGTCCTGAGGTAGCCATTCTTGGCCATAAATATTGAGGAATAGCAGTTCCGGCAGGACCATTATAAGTTGTCTGTGTCCATGCACCGGTACCTTTTGTAGCACGGCTTGAAATCACCATAGGTGCAGTACCTGAAACGTGACCGCAAATAATTTCACCATCAGCGCCCCATTTTGCAATGGAAGGCCAGCCTGTTCTGGTAGTTTCAACTCTTGCTGTGGGTTTTGGTCCCCAGGTTGAGCCATTGAAATAGTTGTAACCTGTTCCCCTGTCAGGGAAAGCAAAGCCTGTTGGGTTCTCAACGCCGCGTGTACAAACAGCCGCCATTGTTCCGTCTTCCCATACAACAAACCTGTTACCAACAGTGGTGTTAGACTGCAGATCATACACCGTTTCGATAATTTCTGTTTCATCGCCAAGCAGCCTGGCATCTTTCATCAGACCAGGGGTGGTATAGGTCGAATTGACCATCGGCGGAACCGGATCAACAGGTACATTGTAGAACCTGGTTACTGACTTGTTAATT
This window contains:
- a CDS encoding T9SS type A sorting domain-containing protein, with amino-acid sequence MKKALLIVFAMSIVLIGFAQQRAVPASNELINKSVTRFYNVPVDPVPPMVNSTYTTPGLMKDARLLGDETEIIETVYDLQSNTTVGNRFVVWEDGTMAAVCTRGVENPTGFAFPDRGTGYNYFNGSTWGPKPTARVETTRTGWPSIAKWGADGEIICGHVSGTAPMVISSRATKGTGAWTQTTYNGPAGTAIPQYLWPRMATSGPNNEYVHLFGLTAPSANGGTPWLGQDGCMLYNRSTDGGATWDIQHVNLEGMGADFYLDISADDYVLASKGNTVALLLTSAWIDMFVMKSTDNGETWDKIMIWEHPYPFFDMQTTLMDDTLYAVDNSGNLAIDDNGMVHVVFGIGRVARLAAAPPDPGSYSYWPYTDGIGYWNESMGQIPENDNPHKTMMPEYLETLGMLIGWTQDVNNSGFIFDYEGTGDPQFATYRSLGISTMPTLAINGNMMALAYASTTETFVTADGTQNYKHIWARFSYDMGQTWGDFQNIVGDNIFHLYDECIYPVMAANTNPDGAFQLIYQADNIPGLYLDEDHDPVINRVIHNSMSFTVGIENPTQQVSSVNVSQSVPNPTTGTTSVSVELAQPSTVGFEVFNMTGQKVYEIQARNMNAGINEITFDASQFTSGVYFYTVNAGGEKVTRKMIVK